The DNA region CGCCGATTCATCTCGAACAACGGGTCGAGTCGGTCGAGCAGGGCGCCGACGGGCGCTGGACCGTACGCACCCAGCGCGGTCTCGTATTCGATGTCGCCGCGATCCTGCTGGCGGCCGGCAACGGCGCGTTCGTGCCGCAAAAACTAACGCTGCCGGAAGCCGTGCCGCTGGAGTCGCGCCATGTGCATTACAGCGTGCGGCGCCTTGCCGACTTTGCCGGCAAGACCGTGGTCGTGGCGGGCGGCGGCGACTCCGCGCTCGATTGGGCGCTCGCGCTGCGCAAGGTCGCGCGCCGGGTGACGCTGGTGCATCGGCGCAGCGGCTTCAGTGCGGCGAATTCGAGTGTCGAGTCGATGCGACGCGCAGTCGAGGCGGGCGAGATGGACTTCGTTGTCGGCGCGATTGCCGGGCTGGATGTCGAGGGCGATGCATTGAAGTCGATCACGTTGCGGCAGATCGACGGCGAGACTCGACTCGCGGCCGAGCATGTCGTCGCGTTGTATGGACTGGTCGCCGATCTCGGGCCGATCGCGCAATGGGGCCTGTCGATTCACGCGGGCCGTGTCGATGTCGATACATCCAGCTACGAGAGCTCGCGCCCCGGCATCTTCGCGGTCGGCGACATTGCCAACTATCCGAACAAGCAGAAGCTGATTCTGTCCGGTTTTCATGAGGCGTCGCTAGCGCTGCGCAAGGCATACTCGTACGCCTATCCGGAGAAAAAGCGGGTGCACGTCCATTCGAGTTACGACGCGAAGCTGGCGGAA from Paraburkholderia aromaticivorans includes:
- a CDS encoding NAD(P)/FAD-dependent oxidoreductase produces the protein MTSAATPPPSPIRTDVLIVGAGPVGLFAAFEAGVIGLSCQIVDGLDKIGGQCIELYPDKPIYDIPAIVSCTARELVERLLAQCKPFNPPIHLEQRVESVEQGADGRWTVRTQRGLVFDVAAILLAAGNGAFVPQKLTLPEAVPLESRHVHYSVRRLADFAGKTVVVAGGGDSALDWALALRKVARRVTLVHRRSGFSAANSSVESMRRAVEAGEMDFVVGAIAGLDVEGDALKSITLRQIDGETRLAAEHVVALYGLVADLGPIAQWGLSIHAGRVDVDTSSYESSRPGIFAVGDIANYPNKQKLILSGFHEASLALRKAYSYAYPEKKRVHVHSSYDAKLAEKVSAAG